The nucleotide sequence TGTATATAAATGGAAAAGCAATGGAAGGAATGAGTCCGGAATCCCTGGAAACGCTGCTGAGAGCGCAGGCGGTTGTGGCAGGTATCACAAATGACAGCATGACGAAAGAACAAAAACTGAGAGTCTGCTTTGACTACGTGAAAGAGGCTTACCTGGAAATCAAGCCGAGAATCCCTCATTATCTTGGTATGGACTGGCCGGTGATTTATGCAAATGATATGTTTGTAAACGGAGCCGGCAACTGCTGCAGTTACGCGGCGGCATTTGCATATATGGCAAAGGCCATTGGATACGACGAAGTATACTGCTGCAACAGCGGCGGTCACGGATGGGCTGAAATTGACGGACTGATTTATGACCCGGAATGGAGCAAATGGCATCATGTCTATAACTACTTTGCCCTCAGCTATGATACCCCTACGGACCAGGGCTACAAAGGAGCCATCGGAGCCGGAAAACCCTGGATGCGCGTGAAAATCTGATGAGATAATGTGAGATAGTTTCGGAACAGAGGAGAAAAAATGGTTTTCAGTTCATTGGTGTTTTTATGCATATTTTTTCCGATTGTATTTTGTCTGCACAGTGTGCTCCCTTCCGTGAAGCTGAGGAATGCCCTTTTAATTCTGGCCAGCCTGATATTTTATGCTTTTGGCGAGCCGGTTTACGTGGTTGTAATGGTGATAAGTGCATTCCTCAACTACCTGTGCGCAGTACTTATGGAAAAAATAAACCGGAAGGCGGTGCTGACCGGGGCAGTTGTGCTTAATATCGGGATGTTAAGCGTATTTAAGTATACCGGATTTTTTATCACAACCATAAACAGCCTGCTGCATGTACATATAAAAGTTCCTCAGATAACACTGCCCATCGGGATTTCCTTTTTCACGTTTCAGGCATTATCCTATGTGATTGACGTATACCGGGGGCAGGTGGAAGTACAGAGGAAATTCAGCAAAGTACTGCTGTATATATCGTTCTTCCCTCAGCTGATTGCCGGACCCATTGTAAAATACAGGGACATTGCCCTGGAAATTGACAGCCGCAAAGTGGAATTGCCGGAAGCTGCCGCGGGGCTGAGACGCTTTATCTGCGGCCTGGCAAAAAAAGTATTAATTGCCAATACCATGGCCCTGACTGCGGACCGGGTATTTGCACAGGACATGGCTTCCCTGAATATTCTGGGGGCATGGCTTGGGGCAGTTGCCTATACCATGCAGATTTATTTTGATTTCAGCGGCTACAGCGATATGGCCATCGGTCTGGGACGGATGTTCGGTTTTCATTTCAGAGAGAACTTTGAATATCCTTACGGCTCCCTTACCATTCGGGAATTCTGGCGCCGCTGGCATATCTCCCTGTCCTCATGGTTTAAGGAATATGTATATATTCCTCTTGGGGGCAACCGGAAAGGAAAAGTGCGGACAGGACTCAATAAGATGACGGTATTCTTTCTGACCGGACTCTGGCATGGGGCCAACTGGACCTTTGTGGTATGGGGGCTGTTCCATGGGGCTTTCAGCTTTCTGGAAGAATTCGTACCATCCCTGAGGAAAGTGCCCCGTGTGCTGCTCCATGTGTATACCATGCTGGTGGTCACCGTGGGATTTGTAATCTTTCGGGCAGACACCTTAAGTCTGGCCTTTTGTTTCATTGGAAAAATGTTTACGGGCTTCACATGTTCAGCAGCTTCCATGTCCTTTGTATGTCAGCAGATAACGCCTTTTTTCCTTGCCATGCTGCTGGCGGCTGTACTTGGATGTGCTCCGGTCCGTCCCCTTACCCTGCGGTTAAGAGACATTTCCGGAAAGGAGGAAGCGACTGCAGTGACTGCAAAAGAAAAGGCGGTGCAGGCAATGCTGTACCTGGCTGCGTTTGTACTGCTTCTGTGGTGTATCATCAGACTGTCAGGAGGTTCCTATAATCCCTTTATTTATTTCAGATTTTAGGAAAGTCGGCAGGTGAATGTCTGCGCGGAGAGGAGAATGTATATGAAGAAAAATTTGATATTCATCCTGGCCTGCATGGGAGTCTGTCTGCTGCCGCTGGCAGGGATGACCGTACATCCCACAACGGTGAGTACGGAGAACAGAACAATGTCGGAGTTCCCGGATTTGAAAAAGAAGGATGGCTCCTGGAATTGGGATTTTTTCCGGGAATTCGAGGAATACTTCAATGAGCATTTCGCATTCCGCAATGAACTGGTCTATGCGGATGCGGTAATTCAGACTTCCCTGTTCCAGGTTTCCAGTGTGGATACCGTAACGTATGGAACAGACGGATGGCTGTATTATACGTCCACGCTGGATGATTATCTGGGAACCGGCAGGATGTCAGACCGGAAGATATACAGCCTTGCCCATAATCTTTCTCTGGTTCATCAGTATGTGGAAGAAGCCGGAAGCGATTTTCTTCTGGCAGTTCCGCCCAATAAAAATACATTGTACGGGGAACATATGCCCTGGTATGATTCCTGGATTGTAGATTCGGTGCACAATGTGGATTTGCTGGCGCCAAAGCTGCGGGAACTTAAGATTCCCTGTGCGGATTTGCCGGAACTGTTTCGGAAGGAAGACGAGGTTCTGTATTTAAAACGGGATTCCCACTGGAACGGGAAAGGAGCTGTCCTGGCATACAACTGCATGATGGATGAGCTGGGATACGTCCATGAAGATTATGGAGACACTCCTGTGAGACGGGCAAAAGATGAAGACGGAGATCTGAACCGAATGCTCTATACCCTGTACGGTGAGAAAGAACTCAATTACAGATACGATACAAAGCAGAAATATACCTGTACCAACGGGGCGGAAAGCGTGGAAGCCCCATGGATTGAAACGGCGGGCGGAGCCGGAAACGGCACACTGCTTATGTTCCGTGATTCTTTTGGAAATACGCTGCTTCCTCTGTTTGCAGACCAGTTTGAAAAAGCCTGGTTTACGAAAGAGGTTCCCTATGGACTGGAGAGCCTGATGGAACAGTATCATCCGGATACGGTGATATTTGAGAAAGTGGAGCGCAACCTTTCCGAATACATTGATATGCCGCCGATTATTTCCGGAATGGAGACGGAGATTTCACAGATTGAGGAAACTCTGAAATCCGGCGCCACGGTTTCCCTGGAGTCACTGGATTATGATTTTAACTATTATAAAATCAGCGGAAAGGTGGAAAAAGAGCTTCTGGGAGATGAGACAGACATTGTGGTACGGATTAATGACACGTATTACAGGCCCTATTATACCGGAGAAAATAGTTATGAACTCTATATGAAGAAAGAAGAAATACGGATTTGGCCGGCGGAGCTTGAGATACTGACAGAGGAGCAGGGAATTTACAGGTCAGTGCAGAGAAAGAACATAGAAGAAGGAGAATTACTGCCATGAAAATAATAAAAAAAATACTGACGTCCGGTCTGGCCGTCTTTTTTCTGATGGGGCTGTGCGCCTGCGGAAAGGTGACCGTTCAGATTAATGATGGAGGCGTTGTGACAGAGCTGGAGGTTTCCTCCTCAAAAACGGTGGAACAGGCTCTGGAGGAAGGAGAAATTGCATTAAATGAAGGGGATGAGGTAAGCCCTGCCTCAGACACAAAGGTTTCTGAGGCGCAGGAGATTGTGATTTCCAGAAAAAATACCGTCAGCCTTTCTATGGACGGGAAGACCAGAGAAGTGGAGATGGTTGGAGGAACCGTCGGCGATCTGCTGGAGCAGGAGAAAATCACCCTGGGAGAAAAGCAGCACGTGAATTATGCGCTGGACGAGTATCTGACAGATGGAATGGAAATTAAAGTTTCGTATTCTTTCAGTATTGAGGTTCAGTGCGACGGGAAGACTTACAGCCAGGACATGGAGGCGGAAACCGTCGGCGACGTGCTGAAAGAACTGAATATTACACCGGGGAAAGACGACCGGGTTACTCCGGCAGTCACCGAAGCAGTGACAGAAGGCATGAAAATTGTGGTAAACCGGGTGACCTTTGACACAGTTGTGGAAACAGAGGAAACAGAGTACGAAACGGTATATGAAGACGACAGCTCCATGGCAAAAGGGCAGGAAGAAGTCAGTGTCAAAGGGGAGAACGGCCAAAAGGAAGTGACTTATAAAGTTACCTATGTGGACGGAGTTGAAGAATCCAGAGAAGTGGTAAGTGAAACTGTCACAAAAGAACCGGTTCATAAGGTCGTGAAAGTGGGAACAAAAGAATCATCATCCTCCGGCGGTTCCGGAAGAGAGATTGTATCGAAAAAGGCATTTTATGACTGCGACGGTTCCGGACACGGGTATTATGAAATCACATATTCGGACGGAAGCGTGGAATATGAAGAATTCTGAGAGACTTCCCGATATAATGAGAAAATGAGATGAGGGCAGAACAGCGAGGGGCATTGCATCCGGAAAAGCTGCTGCACCGGCGGTTGAGAAGCCGACGGTGCAGCAGTTTTTTGTCTTATAGGAAATACCGTGTTACTGCGATGTGTTAAAGTG is from Lachnospiraceae bacterium JLR.KK002 and encodes:
- a CDS encoding MBOAT family O-acyltransferase, which codes for MEKINRKAVLTGAVVLNIGMLSVFKYTGFFITTINSLLHVHIKVPQITLPIGISFFTFQALSYVIDVYRGQVEVQRKFSKVLLYISFFPQLIAGPIVKYRDIALEIDSRKVELPEAAAGLRRFICGLAKKVLIANTMALTADRVFAQDMASLNILGAWLGAVAYTMQIYFDFSGYSDMAIGLGRMFGFHFRENFEYPYGSLTIREFWRRWHISLSSWFKEYVYIPLGGNRKGKVRTGLNKMTVFFLTGLWHGANWTFVVWGLFHGAFSFLEEFVPSLRKVPRVLLHVYTMLVVTVGFVIFRADTLSLAFCFIGKMFTGFTCSAASMSFVCQQITPFFLAMLLAAVLGCAPVRPLTLRLRDISGKEEATAVTAKEKAVQAMLYLAAFVLLLWCIIRLSGGSYNPFIYFRF
- a CDS encoding ubiquitin-like domain-containing protein; the protein is MKIIKKILTSGLAVFFLMGLCACGKVTVQINDGGVVTELEVSSSKTVEQALEEGEIALNEGDEVSPASDTKVSEAQEIVISRKNTVSLSMDGKTREVEMVGGTVGDLLEQEKITLGEKQHVNYALDEYLTDGMEIKVSYSFSIEVQCDGKTYSQDMEAETVGDVLKELNITPGKDDRVTPAVTEAVTEGMKIVVNRVTFDTVVETEETEYETVYEDDSSMAKGQEEVSVKGENGQKEVTYKVTYVDGVEESREVVSETVTKEPVHKVVKVGTKESSSSGGSGREIVSKKAFYDCDGSGHGYYEITYSDGSVEYEEF